In the genome of Lathyrus oleraceus cultivar Zhongwan6 chromosome 4, CAAS_Psat_ZW6_1.0, whole genome shotgun sequence, the window tttgttttttttctgTTAGATTTATTTTTGTTTCAAGTAATGATGTAAATATTTGTTAATTCTTATTGtggaaaaaataaaataacaatgaACCTAATCTTAAAATAGCATAATTTCTAAAAATGCCTCAGAAAATTCCTAATTGGTTTGTTGACAAATATTTGAAACAAGGTCTTATTAATAAGTAATGCACTAATTGTGACTTAAGTGAGGAACTCTTATCATGCCAAAAGAAGTCAGGTAAGTAGTTTGTCTCTTAAGTAGTTTGAATTATTCTAAAGTATAGAATAAGATTTGTTGTTGGATTTAGTTCAGTGGAGGAAAACAATAGTAATTAGGGCTATCTAAAGTAAGACAACTGCATTTACTAATGCATGTTGAAAAAATAAGAAGAAAGAAAAATAATTGCAAAAAGATTTGAAAATGCTAAAatgcatgatgaatgatgttCATGTGCCTAAAACAAGAGGAATAACGGGTGTTTTCTCTTTGAGTAATACGTTGGAATTATTACCGGTGAGATCCCGTCAGGTGAAAAGGTGAAACACATAGCAAAAGTGACTTACAAAAGTAATGCAAGTAAAATCCTCAAGTTCAAAAGGAACTATAAAGCCTCCGAAACATTGAGCTAGTTAATTCCCCTACTGAAATTGAAAAGTGAGACCTTGGACCATAGGATAGAGCAACAAAACTATGATTTAGACTAATTATCTTCAAAGAAGACTTCTGACATGACAAATGGCATCATGGGTTACACACAAACACACACCaaataaattgaaataaataaataataacaacACAAAATCTTTACAACTAGAATTTTCTCCAAGGACTGTATCTAAACACTGACGCAACTCAGTCTTTTATCACATTTCAATTTATTTGATGTGTGTTTGTGTGTAACCCATGATGCCATTTGTCATGTCAGAAGTCTTCTTTGAAGATAATTACTCTAAATCATAGTTTTGTTGCTCTATCCTATGGTCCAAGGTCTCACTTTTCAATTTTAGTAGGGGAATTAACTAGCTCAATGTTTCAGAGGCTTTATAGTTCTTTTTGAACTTGAGGATTTTACTTGCATTACTTTTATAAGTCACTTTTGCTAAGTGCTTCACCTTTTCACCTGACGGGATCTCACCGGTAATAATTCCAACGTGTTACTCAGAGAAAACACCCATTGTTCTTCTTGTTTTAGGCACATGAACAACATTCATCATGTATTTTAGCATTTTCAAATCTTTTTGCAATTATTTTTCTTTCTTCTTATTTTTTCAACATGCATTAGTAAATGCAGTTGTCTTACTTTAGATAGCCCTGATTACTATTGTTTTCCTCCACTGAACTAAATACAATAAATCTTATTCTATACTTTAGAATAATTCAAACTACTTAAGAGACTAACTACTTACCTGActtcttttggcatgacaagaGTTCCTCACTTAAGTCACAATTAGTGCATTACTTATTAATAAGACCTTGTTTCAAATATTTGTCAACAAACCAATTAGGAATTTTCTGGTACATTTTTAGAAATTATGCTATTTTAAGATTAGGTTcattgttatttaattttttccACAATAAGAATTAACAAATATTTCATTACTTGAAACAAATAATCTAACagaaaataaacaaacaaatcTTATCTTCAAAGAAGACTTCTGACATGACAAATGGCATCATGGGTTACACACAAACACACACCAAATAAATTgacataaataaataataacaacACAAAATCTTTACAACTAGAATTTTCTCCAAGGACGGTCTAAACACTGACGCAACTCAGTCTTTTATCATATTTCAGTTTATTTGGTGTGTGTTTGTGTGTAACCCATGATGCCATTTGTCATGTCAGAAGTCTTCTTTGAAGATAATTAGTCTAAATCATAGTTTTGTTGCTCTATCCTATGGTCCAAGGTCTCACTTTTCAATTTCAACAGGGGAATTAACGAGCTCAATGTTTCAGAGGCTTTATTGTTCTTTTTGAACTTGAGGATTTTACTTGCACTACTTTTCTAAGTCACTTTTGCTAGGTGCTTCACCTTTTCACCTGATGGGATCTCACCGATAATAATTCCATCCTGTTACTCAGAGAGAAAACACCCATTGTTCCTCTTGTTTTAGGCACATGaacatcattcatcatgcatTTTAGCATTTTCAAATCTTTTTGCAatgtttcttcttattttttcAACATGCATTAGTAAATGCAGTTGTCTTACTTTAGATAGCCCTAATTACTATTGTTTTCCTCCACTGAACTTAATCCAACAACAAATCTTATTCTATACTTTAGAACAATTCAAACTACTTAAGAGACTAACTACTTACCTGACTTCTTTTGGCATGACAAAAGTTCCTCACTTAAGTCACAATTAGTGCATTACTTATTAATAAGATCTTGTTTCAAATATTTGTCAACAGACCAATTAGGAATTTTCTGAGGCATTTTTAGGAATTTAGGCACATGaacatcattcatcatgcatTTTAGCATTTTCAAATCTTTTTGCAATTATTTTTCTTTCTTCTTATTTTTTCAACATGCATTAGTAAATGCAGCTGTCTTACTTTAGATAGCCCTAATTACTATTGTTTTCCTCCACTGAACTTAATCCAACAACAAATCTTATTCTATACTTTAGAACAATTCAAACTACTTAAGAGACTAACTACTTACCTGACTTCTTTTGGCATGACAAAAGTTCCTCAATTAAGTCACAATTAGTGCATTACTTTTTAATAAGATCTTGTTTCAAATATTTTTCGACAGACCAATTAGGAATTTTCTGAGGCATTTTGAGAAATTATGTTATTTTAAGATTAGGTTCATTGTTATTTAGTTTTTTTCCACAATAAGAATTAACAAATATTTACATCATTACTTGAAACAAAAATAAATCTAACagaaaaaaacaaataaaatcagCAAGGCTTAAATAATCTATTGATATGTCACTTTTGTGTTGGCGTTACTCCCCGGAGTTAAAATTCTATTAAAAAGATTTGATTGAACTAATGGTGCACACGTGAAACTGCTGAGTTATTAAAAAGATTTGattattgttttttattttgatGTAAAATCCTAAAATGTAGTGTTTAAAAAGTAGAGCCAAGAGGAGTTGAATCCATGACTTTTAGGTTGACATGATATCATATTACCATTTGACCAACCAACACATTTGCTTACATGGTTGCAACTATTAGTATAATTATTTCAACTATCTAATTAGTTTAAATATTTCATATCATTAAATAGTTTAATTAGTATTTTAAATATATAATATTTCaactatttattttattattatttcaactatttaatattttaattatttagtttattaaataattaatttactaactattttattatttaatattttaaatatttaatattttaaatatttaatattttaaatatttaatattttaaatatttaatatttcaactatttaatatttcaactaataattaatttattaaatatttcAACTATTAATATTTCAACTAATAATTAGTTTATTAGAAATATTAATAGTTGAATTAGTTTAAATATTTCAACTATTAATATTTCAACAACTAATATTTCAActaatattaattttttaaaattagtttaaataataataatatttcATATTTTATATGTCAGCTATTAAACTATTTTAACTATTAAAGTATTTCAGTTAATTAGTTTAAACATAAGCtataaatattttaaatactAATTAAACTAATTATTATTTCAAATGTTTAAATACTTAATAGTTGAAATATTAAATGATGAAATATTAATAAAACTATTTAAATACTTAAATAAGTATTTAATTATTAGTTtgaaatattaataataaaatattaaatatttgAAGTAATAATTAGTTTAATTAGTATTTCAAATATCAATATGAAATATAAACTATTAAATATTAATAGTTTATATAATTAGTTGAAATAGTTTAATAGTTGAAATGTGAAATATGAAATATTAATACTTAAActaatttaaaattttaatattgaaatatttaataaattaattatttaataaattaaataattgaaataaactattgaatattaaataattaaactAATCAATAAACTATTTAGATAATTCTATACGAGTTGTGTAATATATATATTTGTTGCAACAAATTAAACAAATGAGTTGGTTGGTTTAGTGGTAACGTGTTGCTATGTTAATGTAATGGTCATGAGTTTAACTCTTCTTGACATGGTTTTTTAAACACTGCATTTTAGGATTGTCCATTTTTTTTTAACAGAATTATAATCCTAGGGATTAACTTCAACCCAAAAGTGAGATATATGGATCAAGATAAATAGAAGAAGATACAAGGACCAAATTCAAAAACTCGCTAACTTAGAGGGACCAATAGACTATTTAAGTCAATCAACAATATAAAATTACCACACGCCCAAACTTAAAGTATGAATAGTGTTCCCACAGTACGTCTTACGAGGTGTGACACGACCAATCCTAAAATTTTAAAACTATGTAAAAACGAACTTTAGGTATATGATTTGTTGGTTATGATGGTCTTTTTCTTTAGCTATGCTTGAAGCCTGGTGTTATTCCTTGTTCCTACAATTTTCTattctctttctctctttttaTCTTCCCCTTTTTCCCTTCTTGGTCTTGGGTATATCCTTTTCTAGCCCAACTTCTATCTTAACAACAACAATAGGTTTCTTCTTCTTGTATTTCAGTTTCGGGTAGGACTCAAAGAACCTTTGCTACTCTTTTCTTAGACAAGCTGTGTGACATGTTCTTCCATGCAAGAGTTGGGGTCTTTTACTTAAGGTTTCTTGGGGATCTTTTTGACATGACTCTCTCTCTTTCCCAAGATTTTCAGCTGTGTTAGAACTTTTGGCACGCCAAAAGTCTTCTCATGTTATATCTCTTCTTCCATATTTTAAAGATAGATTCTTCCTTCTAACATACCGCATCTTAAGGTCTTCATCCTTCAACATCTGCTACATTTGATACTTCTTCCAAGCCTATAGAGTTTTATGATATCGGGGTCTTGCCTCTTCATTATCTTATTTCTTTAATTtgaaattttaaaaatattatgtGTTATTACACTTCCCATAATATATATTTGGATATTTTCCAAGTTAAGTACATTATACGTTTTTAATGCAATTTATATTTGTAAATATATcaccttttagtttaattttgTAAATGAATTATGTGAAATGAAAAAGACTTGAGTGAGATGAAACAAAATGAAAACTCCATTCAATTGTTTGGATATTTTATGATTAAACAAATAATTTATTCATTCTACACAAATCAAAGGGAAAAAAATATGATAATAAATGAAGCAATAAAATGAAATTATATCCCTTCATTTGATTTTGCTCATATAATTTTAACTAACCCAAACaatataatttaattttattCTATTTCACACCGCTCAACTCTATCCATTTAAGCAAAACTTGATTTTATTTGTTTAGTTTTGATTCTTAAAAAAATATGTCAATTTAGGCATGATCCTTATTTTTTGTTTTAGTCTCTCTAAACTTTGTTTAAATCAGAATTGATATTGATATTAGGATTAAATAGATTTGCGGATTCCTATATATCTTAAAATTGTGTTTTAGTTTCCAAAAATTTCAAATAATCGTCCCTCTAAATTTTCTTATCTCCAATTTTAATCAATGTGTGTGAGTTTTGCACATTCTTTCATCGATAGAAAAGTGTGCAAAATCTACAATcttaaaaaacaaaaacaaaaattaaagATGAAAAAATTGAAAGAAATCATTGTCGAAGCAAAATTTTTTGAGGACTAAAATCAAAAATTTTAGATAACTAAGGAGTCACAAATATTTTAACCCTTAATATTATATTGaatatttaaatttaatattacattattattattatagagACTAATTATAATTATCATAAATCATTTTTAGATGGACTAAACCAAAGAAACAAAATCAAATCTTAAATGACATATATTTACAAAAAAGTAAAATCAATGACTAAAACCAAAAAACTATCTATATATAGAGACAATTACATATTTAAACCTACTCTCTGTATTCCATCATGCCTATGCAAGTTGGTCACAAAAATTCAATGAGTAACTTCAATTGTTACTATAAATAAACCAAAGTTTACTATCTAAATCAAACTTATGGAAATAGAAtaacatcaattaaaatcaaattttggtTTTTACCTCATTTTTCTTGAGTTCACACCTCTATTATGAATTCTTCCAAAATGTACCGTATCATTTACATTTTCGCTCACTGCATTTCCTTTTTTCTCACTTTAATCTTCACACATTTCTTGCAAGAATTAAAGGTAAGAATTAAACAATTATTATTCTCATTTTTCACTATAAATAATCTCTAACATCTCATAATAACTCTTATCAACTTCTCAAACAAATAAAACCATATTTCTAGTGACACTATCATAGTGTCTGTTATTCGAAGTTCTAAAATGGCTCTCTGTTTCAAAAAACAACCATTCACAATAGCCgcattcatcatcttcttcctcctACTCTCTCTTCCACACTTTTCTGCTTCTGCTTCTTCCAATGATTTATCCTGTCTCAAAGTTTCTCCCATCAATTTCACCAACTCTGCCAAAGAAATTATCACCAATCTTCAGCAAGTCACCTCCAATTTATCACGTTTCACCGGTGACATTAGTCATCCTCTTCTCTTAAACACTATTTCCGATTGCCTGGATTTACTTGACGTGTCTGTAGACCAACTTTACTGGATTATTTCCACCACTCAGAATCCCAAAGGTACTAATAATATCtaaaaaaaacataaacataaacacAGACACAGACACGTTACACTACACTAACATGTGTCGTGCAACGTGTATAAGTATCCCTAGTATCAGTGTCGTGCAACGTGTCTGTGTAGGTTCAATGTTATCACATCCtctattttttttttgtattcTTCTTTCGTTTGTTATCACTATAGCTAAATGTTTTGTTTTACAGGGAAGGATAACAGTACTGGAAATCTAAGCTCCGATCTAAGGACATGGCTGAGCGCTGTTCTTGTGAATACAGACACATGTATAGAAGGATTACAAGGTACAAATGTGATGGGTCTTGTATACGCTGATCTTGATCGTGTAATGTCCTCGGTGAAGAATCTTCTTGATGAAGTAATTCTCATCAACGATCAACTCCCAACTGCTACCAGTTCGGATCAATTTCCGTCATGGATGAAAGACAGCGACATGAAGCTGTTGCAGGCAAACGAAACTACTGCAGATGCTGTTGTGGCTGCGGATGGAAGTGGGAATTACAGTAACGTGACAGATGCGGTATTCGCAGCACCTGACTTCAACATGAAAAGACATGTTATATTTGTGAAAAAAGGTGTCTATGTTGAGAATGTTGATATtaagaagaagaaatggaataTTATGATTATAGGTGAAGGTATGGATGCGACTGTTATCTCTGGTAATCGGAGTTGTGTCGGCGGTTCGACTCCTTTCCATTCGGCTACCTTTGGTATGATTACATTCACACCCTTTACTGTGTTACTGCTAATTTCTCTTTTGCCTATTTTTTTCTTTGCATCAAATAAGGTGTAATTTGAAAAGTTGATTTGGAAAAAGAACAAACCAGTGTTTTGACAgaagatatatttataaattgTTTAATGTAACTCTGACCCAATTCTAGTAACttaattttcattttcattttgaTGCAGCTGTAAATGGTAGAGGGTTCATTGCTCAGGACATTTCATTTCGAAACACGGCAGGTCCAGAGATGCACCAAGCAGTGGCATTAAGATCAGACTCTGACCTCTCTGTGTTTCATCGGTGTGGGATATTCGGTTATCAAGATAGCCTATATCCCCACAGCATGCGTCAATTCTACAGAGAATGCACAATCGCTGGAACTGTGGATTTCATCTTTGGATATGCCACTGCCGTGTTCCAGAATTGTCAAATAATAGCCAAGCAAGGGAGGCCTAACCAAAAGAACACTGTTACCGCTCAAGGACGAATAGACCCAAACGAACCAACAGGTTTCTCATTCCAATTTTGCAACATTTCAGCTGAGAATGAAACCATCCCAACATACCTTGGTAGACCCTGGAAGAACTATTCACGAACAATTTTCATGCAATCCCACATGAGTAACGCGATAAGACCAGAAGGGTGGTTAGAGTGGGACGGAAGTTTTGCTTTGGACACATTGTACTACGGTGAATACAATAACTCTGGACCGGGTGCTGAGATAGCTAACAGAGTGAAATGGCCGGGTTACCATGTGTTCAATGACTCGAGTGATGCTAGTAAGTACACCGTGGCTGAATTTATTGAAGGGGATCTTTGGTTACCCTCCACTGGTGTTAATTACACTGCTGGTTTGTAATTCACAATGGTTCTTGGTTTTGGTTCAAACAAAATCTATGTAAAAGTAAGAGTAAATGGGTTAGTAGGGTTGCTCATGCGTTGGATCAATTGTTGAACATCATAGGAGATGTATGGTCGAATGTTGAGTAAATATATGAGTTGGCCAACTATTCTTCTATAGGATGTTGGATCTTGTAGGAGGCTTCCTTCATCGATAGTAAGTCTGGAGACACATGTTGGATAGGATGTCTAAGACATATTTCCTTTGCCATATGTTGATCCCTTTGCTATACCGAGTTACTTTGAGTCCCAAAAAATTGAGAGTCCTTAGGTCTTTGATCTTGAAGTGGTTATGAAGTGTTGTCTTGATGGAATGAATGATGTATAAGTTGTTTCCTACAATTATTAGATCATTAGTGTGAATTAGTAAAATAGTAAAAGAAGTAGATGATTGATGTATAAAAATAGAATGGGTTGCAAGGCATTGTCTAAAACATTGTGATAACAGGACACTAGACAACTTGGTAAACAATCATTTGACTTTTTAAGTCTATATAAAGGTTTTAAAAGTTTGCAAATTTTATTTGGATGAGAAGTATGGATGCCTTGAGGTAAGGTCTTTGTATACCTTCTCATCCATATCACcatgaaaaaatgaaaaaatgcaTTATGTGCAAATAAAGATTTTTAAAGAGAAAGTGAGTGAAATGAGTAATCTTACACTTATGAGCTTAGCAACGGAAGATTAGGTGTCAAAGAAATAAATACCTTCGCCACTTAAGTGAAGTCCTTAACAACTAACCTTGTTTTATGTCTTTCAATAGTTTCCTCAGCcttaaacttaatttttgttagatgctcaaaagtgcttatttgagctatcatatgtgggcatctttcactctatttccttgctaaattgtcaaaaccacctttgttttagatgaaatgcattacattgataaacgatcttggtgcctttgatttgtgtgttattgtgcaggaagaaggcatgaaataattgaaaatgaagacacaagaaagttggcaaaggaaccaaagaaatcaagcattcatcagcctgctcgctaggcgagggctgtggcgaagcactcgctaggcgagcgcctagcgaaaagctccagtaaaatatcaataaattcgctaggcgagctgctagcgaaggtggtagcgagttcgttcagttttggtgaaaagcgcagctagcactcactcgctaggcgaggctctagcgagttcccagcgagcattccagtagccaaacctctcaacctcgctggagcgagggttgaagcgtgcccttcgctaggcgaaggttttgttcgctaggcgaacatgacagtctgagatagactgtgtctctgggcgcaggtgcctcttgTGTCTCAAATTGACCCTCGttaggcgagccattctgctcgcctagcgagcatgacagcccagtacagctctataagtagcaagtgccacttttgagagccataccttagttttacctaatttttccacttttgtactttcttagagatatttttccagcattgttcttaggatcttttatgccctagatttcatttctcttcatcttgtaaccatcttctacaaaaagaaggtggattcccatccaatctcgattatccgacttggatgttgatcaaccttcttccgaaacttgccgaccaagctaccatgaaaatgagtagctaagtcatccatttgtcaaggttagatgtaggtgattactagctttgtgtgtaaatgtaaggatcttcatgtgtaaactctttaatggtgaatatatgatgaaaactttgtttctatttaaaactctttgtgttggtttatgatcgagagatgtttaccaactcttgacctaggttttcatccaatcttgtttgttagctagagatagtaatgaatgattttgttcaccataaggttgaaccaaaaagttgtcattttgatagattgtgttcgagagaaacaatggatcaaaatgggaaaactcacaaagtgtgttcgagagaaacatattgggaggactttgtgaaatgatttatcatctaaaggagtttataagattgttgaccgaacaaatacatgcaaagtgatcatcgaaccctaactttggcaatatttctcatttattcaaaccaaaactcttaccgcaatttattacctttttatgcaagataacgtgacaaccaaccaaaaccctattgatacattgagctagaattaatacaaccatcgaacggcggtgatatcttacaatccctgtggatacgataacaaaaacccgacacttaaaatttacaactaacaaaatggcgccgttgccggggattgtaaattgatattgcgagcatcgcaatggttgtttaagttttagcttgtgaatttttgacttgtgcttgtaatttgtttggtttagtgtgcagcttacgttttatgcgagggca includes:
- the LOC127138734 gene encoding pectinesterase/pectinesterase inhibitor PPE8B isoform X1 translates to MALCFKKQPFTIAAFIIFFLLLSLPHFSASASSNDLSCLKVSPINFTNSAKEIITNLQQVTSNLSRFTGDISHPLLLNTISDCLDLLDVSVDQLYWIISTTQNPKGKDNSTGNLSSDLRTWLSAVLVNTDTCIEGLQGTNVMGLVYADLDRVMSSVKNLLDEVILINDQLPTATSSDQFPSWMKDSDMKLLQANETTADAVVAADGSGNYSNVTDAVFAAPDFNMKRHVIFVKKGVYVENVDIKKKKWNIMIIGEGMDATVISGNRSCVGGSTPFHSATFAVNGRGFIAQDISFRNTAGPEMHQAVALRSDSDLSVFHRCGIFGYQDSLYPHSMRQFYRECTIAGTVDFIFGYATAVFQNCQIIAKQGRPNQKNTVTAQGRIDPNEPTGFSFQFCNISAENETIPTYLGRPWKNYSRTIFMQSHMSNAIRPEGWLEWDGSFALDTLYYGEYNNSGPGAEIANRVKWPGYHVFNDSSDASKYTVAEFIEGDLWLPSTGVNYTAGL
- the LOC127138734 gene encoding pectinesterase/pectinesterase inhibitor PPE8B isoform X2 — encoded protein: MALCFKKQPFTIAAFIIFFLLLSLPHFSASASSNDLSCLKVSPINFTNSAKEIITNLQQVTSNLSRFTGDISHPLLLNTISDCLDLLDVSVDQLYWIISTTQNPKGKDNSTGNLSSDLRTWLSAVLVNTDTCIEGLQGTNVMGLVYADLDRVMSSVKNLLDEVILINDQLPTATSSDQFPSWMKDSDMKLLQANETTADAVVAADGSGNYSNVTDAVFAAPDFNMKRHVIFVKKGVYVENVDIKKKKWNIMIIGEGMDATVISGNRSCVGGSTPFHSATFAVNGRGFIAQDISFRNTAGPEMHQAVALRSDSDLSVFHRCGIFGYQDSLYPHSMRQFYRECTIAGTVDFIFGYATAVFQNCQIIAKQGRPNQKNTVTAQGRIDPNEPTGFSFQFCNISAENETIPTYLGRPWKNYSRTIFMQSHMSNAIRPEGWLEWDGSFALDTLYYGEYNNSGPGAEIANRVKWPGYHVFNDSSDASKYTVAQFIEGDLWLPATGVNYTAGL
- the LOC127138734 gene encoding pectinesterase/pectinesterase inhibitor PPE8B isoform X3; the encoded protein is MALCFKKQPFTIAAFIIFFLLLSLPHFSASASSNDLSCLKVSPINFTNSAKEIITNLQQVTSNLSRFTGDISHPLLLNTISDCLDLLDVSVDQLYWIISTTQNPKGKDNSTGNLSSDLRTWLSAVLVNTDTCIEGLQGTNVMGLVYADLDRVMSSVKNLLDEVILINDQLPTATSSDQFPSWMKDSDMKLLQANETTADAVVAADGSGNYSNVTDAVFAAPDFNMKRHVIFVKKGVYVENVDIKKKKWNIMIIGEGMDATVISGNRSCVGGSTPFHSATFAVNGRGFIAQDISFRNTAGPEMHQAVALRSDSDLSVFHRCGIFGYQDSLYPHSMRQFYRECTIAGTVDFIFGYATAVFQNCQIIAKQGRPNQKNTVTAQGRIDPNEPTGFSFQFCNISAENETIPTYLGRPWKNYSRTILMQSHMSNAIRPEGWLEWDGSFALDTLYYGEYNNSGPGAEIANRVKWPGYHVFNDSSDASKYTVAQFIEGDLWLPATGVNYTAGL